A region of Terriglobia bacterium DNA encodes the following proteins:
- a CDS encoding histone deacetylase produces MLPFKIVYSDAYRLPIGEHVFPSAKYRLTRQRLLERGVAGPEDFIAPEKAQDRDILLVHGADWVYKLQTGTLTAREELQMEIPYSEELVDAFWMAAGGSILAGRCALEDGVGINLGGGFHHAFPDHGEGFCMINDIAVAIRRLQKDGKIERAMVIDCDVHQGNGTAIIFGRKRARAQASQALPSVGAPILRSTEHGFVRELPADEGLDVFTISLHQENNYPTWKPPSSIDVNLPDGIGDEQYLGWLDNAVSSALRQFQPQLISYVAGADPYQEDQLGGLNLTIEGLKQRDEFVFHVAKTRGIPVMVTLAGGYAQDLDDTIAIHSNTVAAAKAEFA; encoded by the coding sequence ATGCTGCCGTTCAAGATTGTTTACAGCGACGCTTACCGCCTGCCGATTGGCGAGCACGTCTTCCCCTCCGCCAAGTACCGCCTCACGCGCCAACGGCTGCTGGAGCGCGGCGTCGCCGGGCCGGAGGATTTCATCGCGCCGGAAAAAGCCCAGGACCGTGACATCCTGCTGGTGCACGGCGCCGACTGGGTGTACAAGCTGCAGACCGGCACGCTCACCGCGCGCGAGGAACTGCAGATGGAAATTCCCTACTCCGAAGAGCTGGTGGACGCCTTCTGGATGGCGGCCGGCGGCTCCATACTCGCCGGACGCTGCGCGCTGGAAGACGGCGTGGGCATCAACCTGGGCGGCGGATTCCATCACGCTTTTCCCGACCATGGCGAAGGCTTCTGCATGATCAACGACATCGCTGTCGCCATCCGGCGCCTACAAAAAGACGGAAAAATCGAGCGCGCGATGGTGATTGATTGCGACGTTCACCAGGGCAACGGCACGGCGATAATCTTCGGGCGCAAGCGCGCGCGGGCGCAGGCGTCGCAGGCGCTGCCCTCAGTGGGCGCTCCCATCCTGCGCAGCACCGAGCACGGCTTCGTTCGCGAGTTGCCCGCCGACGAAGGTCTCGATGTCTTCACCATTTCGCTCCACCAGGAAAACAACTACCCGACGTGGAAACCGCCGTCCTCGATTGACGTCAACCTGCCTGACGGCATCGGCGACGAGCAGTATCTGGGCTGGCTGGACAACGCGGTCAGCTCGGCGCTGCGCCAGTTCCAGCCGCAACTGATCAGCTACGTCGCCGGCGCCGATCCTTACCAGGAAGACCAGCTCGGCGGACTCAACCTGACCATCGAGGGCCTGAAGCAGCGCGACGAGTTTGTTTTCCACGTCGCCAAAACGCGCGGCATTCCGGTTATGGTGACCCTGGCGGGCGGTTACGCGCAGGACCTGGACGACACCATCGCGATTCACAGCAATACGGTGGCAGCGGCGAAAGCAGAGTTTGCTTAG
- a CDS encoding glycosyltransferase family 39 protein, whose product MSPPTIAPAHGASRTFVNGGPTPAPRATLGWIVLSGFALRVAVMLWTKVYTFPPVAPITDPDKQGWYFGYEIGRVARSIAEGHGFASPFHGNTGPTAWLAPLYPYLLAGVFRVFGVYSSASGIAILTFNSLCAALTAVPLYLLAERVLERRIALWSAWSWALIPTFYWTPVRWAWETSLSTLMVMLALLVTLRLPASDWRPWFAWGLLWGAIALTNPSLLSLAPFTLAWACWQRWQTERAFAAHAGLAVLVAIITIAPWLVRNHQTFGQWMFVRDNLGAELRFGNAEQARGIWMGWTDPPLNDSELARYRSMGELPYIAEKKREAIAFIRARPGFFFNLCLRRALLFWCGVPKDYSEDITPRDVLPQWSQVALASLAFAGLLELARRRSGAAWFFAPALVVYPVLYYVTFPDARYRFPIEPVMVMLAVYAIRQSLSAQARVT is encoded by the coding sequence ATGTCTCCGCCCACCATCGCGCCCGCGCATGGCGCATCCCGCACCTTTGTGAATGGCGGACCTACGCCTGCGCCGCGCGCGACGCTGGGGTGGATCGTGCTCAGCGGATTCGCGCTGCGCGTCGCGGTGATGTTGTGGACCAAGGTCTATACGTTTCCGCCGGTGGCGCCGATCACCGATCCCGACAAGCAAGGGTGGTATTTCGGCTACGAGATCGGGCGCGTGGCGCGCTCCATCGCCGAAGGCCACGGCTTCGCCTCGCCGTTCCACGGCAACACCGGACCGACCGCTTGGCTTGCGCCGCTTTATCCGTACCTGCTCGCGGGCGTGTTTCGCGTATTTGGCGTGTACTCGTCCGCGTCCGGCATTGCCATCCTGACGTTCAACAGCCTGTGCGCGGCGCTGACCGCGGTCCCCCTGTACCTGCTTGCCGAGCGCGTGCTGGAGAGGCGCATCGCGCTGTGGTCGGCGTGGTCGTGGGCGCTGATTCCGACCTTCTACTGGACCCCGGTGCGCTGGGCATGGGAGACATCGCTTTCCACGCTGATGGTGATGCTGGCGCTGCTGGTGACGCTGCGACTCCCAGCATCCGACTGGCGCCCGTGGTTCGCCTGGGGATTGCTGTGGGGCGCGATCGCGCTGACCAATCCGTCGTTGCTGTCGCTGGCGCCATTCACGCTGGCATGGGCATGTTGGCAACGATGGCAGACCGAACGCGCGTTTGCCGCTCATGCGGGGCTCGCCGTGCTTGTCGCCATCATCACGATTGCGCCGTGGCTGGTGCGCAACCACCAGACGTTCGGCCAGTGGATGTTCGTGCGGGATAACCTGGGCGCGGAGCTGCGGTTTGGCAATGCGGAGCAGGCGCGCGGCATCTGGATGGGTTGGACCGATCCGCCGCTCAACGACAGTGAGCTGGCGCGCTATCGCAGCATGGGCGAACTGCCCTACATTGCGGAGAAGAAGCGCGAGGCGATCGCGTTCATCCGCGCGCGTCCGGGGTTTTTCTTCAATCTGTGCCTGCGGCGGGCGCTGCTGTTCTGGTGCGGCGTGCCGAAGGATTATTCCGAGGACATCACCCCGCGCGACGTGCTGCCGCAGTGGTCGCAGGTAGCGTTGGCGTCGCTGGCGTTCGCCGGCCTGCTTGAGCTGGCGCGGCGGCGCAGTGGCGCGGCGTGGTTTTTTGCGCCCGCGCTGGTGGTCTATCCAGTGCTGTATTACGTCACCTTTCCCGATGCGCGCTATCGCTTTCCGATTGAGCCGGTGATGGTGATGCTGGCAGTTTATGCGATTCGCCAGAGCTTGAGCGCCCAAGCGCGCGTCACATAA
- a CDS encoding SH3 domain-containing protein has product MNSPRTFRASHEPGSAQRQRRLRRSAAFAALVIVLAMVLSGCKRGGQKHAEIAYVAAPQANLRDRVAAVYNKAGVVHNGERVEVLEKSRRFLKVRNARGEIGWIEERYLVEADVYDGFEKLAKEAARAPVQAHGTTRASLNIHLTPGRETEHLYQMADGTKVEVLKRETAEKPQSRIRPLLPKAERLGAKKAAATSEEALVPREDWLLVRDQNGHTGWVLARVIDLDVPMEIAQYSEGQRIVAYFVLNEVADEDKKVPQYLVLATENKDGLPWDFDQARIFTWNVKRHRYETAYRERKLAGVFPATVGTADFGKEGVLPTFTLRVKDDDDKTLERKYKLNGPIVRRILSPEEEQAKAVAIPKRRRR; this is encoded by the coding sequence GTGAATTCTCCTCGGACATTTCGGGCCAGCCACGAGCCAGGATCGGCGCAGAGGCAGCGGAGGTTGCGGCGCTCGGCGGCGTTCGCCGCGCTCGTCATTGTCCTTGCGATGGTTCTTTCCGGGTGCAAGCGCGGCGGACAGAAGCATGCGGAGATTGCGTACGTGGCGGCGCCGCAGGCCAACCTGCGTGACCGCGTGGCGGCCGTCTACAACAAGGCCGGCGTGGTGCACAACGGCGAGCGCGTCGAGGTGCTGGAGAAGAGCCGCCGCTTCCTGAAAGTGAGGAACGCGCGCGGCGAGATTGGGTGGATTGAGGAGCGCTACCTGGTTGAGGCCGATGTGTACGACGGCTTCGAGAAGCTGGCGAAGGAAGCCGCGCGGGCGCCGGTGCAGGCACACGGTACAACGCGCGCCAGCCTCAACATACACCTGACACCCGGGCGCGAGACCGAGCACCTGTACCAGATGGCGGATGGGACGAAGGTGGAGGTGCTGAAGCGCGAGACGGCGGAGAAGCCGCAGTCCAGGATCAGGCCCTTGTTGCCGAAAGCGGAGAGGCTGGGCGCGAAGAAGGCGGCCGCGACGTCGGAGGAGGCGCTGGTACCGCGCGAGGACTGGCTGCTGGTGCGCGACCAGAACGGTCACACCGGCTGGGTGCTGGCGCGCGTGATCGACCTGGATGTGCCGATGGAGATTGCGCAGTACTCGGAAGGGCAGCGGATCGTCGCCTACTTCGTGCTCAACGAGGTGGCGGACGAGGACAAGAAAGTCCCACAGTACCTGGTCTTGGCGACGGAGAACAAAGACGGCCTGCCGTGGGACTTTGACCAGGCGCGCATTTTTACCTGGAACGTGAAGCGGCACCGCTACGAGACGGCCTATCGCGAGCGCAAGTTGGCGGGTGTTTTCCCGGCAACCGTGGGAACGGCGGACTTCGGCAAGGAAGGCGTGCTGCCGACTTTCACGCTGCGGGTCAAGGACGACGACGACAAGACGTTGGAGCGGAAGTACAAGTTGAACGGGCCGATCGTGAGAAGGATATTGTCGCCGGAAGAAGAGCAGGCAAAGGCGGTGGCAATTCCGAAGCGCCGGAGACGGTAA
- a CDS encoding MBL fold metallo-hydrolase: MNSPPLAITYIGGPTALVDFGGVRLLTDPTFDPAGGAYPSGAAVLRKLAGPALSAEALGHVDYVLLSHDHHFDNLDRAGREVLVKAKKVLTTSEGAVRLGGNSMGLQTWESVAIAAPQGRVLRVVGTPARHGPAGLSRGAVSGFVFYFVDAPERAVYFSGDTVWYEGVGEVAQKFPIRAALLNLGAARVPEVGPFHLTMTADEAVESARAFANALIVPLHYEGWAHFSEGAEDIARAFAAAGMTHRLRWLDAGKPVSIELQA; this comes from the coding sequence ATGAATTCTCCGCCGCTCGCCATCACGTACATCGGAGGTCCTACCGCGCTGGTGGACTTCGGCGGCGTGCGTCTGCTGACCGACCCGACGTTTGATCCTGCGGGCGGGGCGTATCCGTCCGGGGCAGCGGTCCTGCGAAAGCTTGCAGGGCCGGCGCTCAGCGCCGAGGCCCTCGGGCACGTCGATTACGTGCTGCTCAGCCACGACCATCATTTCGACAATCTCGACCGCGCGGGGCGGGAAGTGCTGGTCAAAGCGAAGAAAGTGCTGACGACTTCCGAAGGCGCTGTGCGGCTCGGTGGGAACAGTATGGGCCTGCAGACATGGGAAAGCGTTGCCATTGCCGCTCCGCAGGGGCGTGTGCTGCGCGTGGTCGGCACGCCCGCGCGGCACGGGCCCGCAGGCTTGAGCCGCGGCGCGGTGAGTGGGTTTGTGTTCTACTTTGTCGATGCACCGGAGCGGGCCGTCTACTTTTCCGGGGATACGGTCTGGTACGAAGGCGTCGGGGAAGTGGCGCAGAAGTTTCCCATTCGAGCCGCGCTCCTTAATTTGGGCGCGGCACGCGTGCCCGAAGTCGGGCCGTTCCATCTCACCATGACCGCTGACGAGGCGGTGGAATCCGCCCGCGCGTTCGCGAATGCGCTCATCGTTCCGTTGCACTATGAAGGCTGGGCACACTTCTCCGAAGGCGCCGAGGATATTGCCCGGGCCTTTGCCGCCGCCGGCATGACGCATCGTTTGCGCTGGCTGGATGCCGGCAAACCGGTTTCAATCGAACTGCAGGCCTAG
- a CDS encoding DUF309 domain-containing protein, with protein MDHPTFQHGLSLFNTGQYFDAHEVWEDVWRAAPAEEKKLLQGMIQIAVALHHQSRGNPAGARSLLARAQRNLSPYPESYAGLNLAAVRQEITACQQALAAGQPCNFQVNLQISN; from the coding sequence ATGGACCATCCCACCTTCCAGCACGGCCTCTCGCTCTTCAACACTGGCCAGTACTTCGACGCCCACGAAGTCTGGGAAGACGTCTGGCGCGCCGCTCCTGCGGAAGAAAAGAAACTCCTCCAGGGTATGATCCAGATCGCGGTCGCGCTTCACCATCAAAGCCGCGGCAATCCCGCAGGCGCGCGCTCCCTGCTCGCTCGCGCGCAACGCAATCTCTCGCCTTATCCCGAATCCTATGCCGGGCTGAACCTCGCTGCAGTGCGCCAGGAAATCACCGCTTGCCAGCAAGCCCTCGCCGCCGGCCAGCCCTGCAACTTTCAAGTCAACTTACAAATCTCAAACTAG
- the hfq gene encoding RNA chaperone Hfq: MDKPAQNIQDSFLNTARKDKATITIYLLSGVKLTGRIRSFDKYSVVLETNNQEQLIFKHAISTVVMAKGVHIGERHELRPIGEARPAAATPEHQANETAPAPSGTEG; this comes from the coding sequence ATGGACAAGCCGGCCCAGAACATACAGGATTCCTTCCTGAACACAGCACGCAAGGACAAAGCGACCATCACCATCTACCTGCTCAGCGGGGTGAAGCTGACGGGACGGATCCGGTCGTTCGACAAGTATTCGGTGGTGCTGGAAACCAACAATCAGGAACAGCTCATCTTTAAACACGCCATCTCGACGGTGGTGATGGCGAAGGGTGTGCACATCGGCGAGCGGCATGAGCTGAGGCCCATCGGCGAAGCCAGGCCGGCCGCGGCTACGCCGGAGCACCAAGCAAACGAAACGGCACCGGCCCCTTCGGGCACGGAGGGATAA